One window of Mycoplasma parvum str. Indiana genomic DNA carries:
- the fba gene encoding class II fructose-1,6-bisphosphate aldolase gives MPVVSGFEVMEKAFKGKYAVAQINTNNLEWTKAILMTAQKLSSPVIIGASEGAVKYMGGYNTVSSLVHGMVKDLNITVPIILHLDHGTYEGCKKALEAGFSSIMFDGSHLEFKENYEKSAEIISLANKKGVSVELEVGTLAGEEDGVLGMGEQAKVEECEEISKLNPTMLAAGIGNMHGPYPPNWKGLNLQLLEEISKAINRPLVLHGGTGIDDESIKKAISLGVTKINVNTELQMRFAKETRRYIEEQKDLDMKAKGFDPRKLLAYGYQGILQVIEEKFKLFGSAGKA, from the coding sequence ATGCCGGTAGTAAGTGGATTTGAAGTTATGGAAAAAGCTTTTAAGGGGAAATATGCTGTAGCTCAAATTAACACTAATAATTTAGAATGAACTAAAGCTATTTTAATGACAGCTCAGAAACTTTCTTCTCCTGTAATTATTGGAGCTTCAGAAGGTGCAGTTAAATATATGGGTGGTTATAACACTGTCTCTTCTTTAGTACATGGAATGGTTAAAGACTTAAATATTACTGTCCCTATAATCCTGCATTTAGATCATGGAACTTACGAGGGCTGCAAAAAAGCTTTAGAAGCTGGCTTTTCTTCAATTATGTTTGATGGCTCACATCTTGAATTCAAAGAAAATTATGAAAAATCTGCTGAAATAATTTCTTTAGCTAATAAAAAAGGTGTTTCAGTTGAATTGGAAGTTGGAACTCTTGCGGGAGAAGAAGATGGAGTTTTAGGGATGGGTGAACAAGCAAAAGTGGAAGAATGTGAAGAGATTTCAAAATTAAATCCTACAATGTTAGCTGCGGGAATTGGAAATATGCACGGACCTTATCCTCCGAATTGAAAAGGTTTAAATCTTCAATTATTAGAGGAAATTTCTAAAGCAATTAATAGACCTTTGGTCTTGCATGGAGGGACTGGAATTGATGATGAAAGCATTAAAAAAGCTATCTCATTGGGAGTTACAAAAATAAATGTAAATACGGAATTGCAAATGAGATTCGCAAAAGAAACTAGAAGATATATTGAAGAACAAAAAGATTTAGATATGAAAGCTAAAGGTTTTGATCCTAGAAAGTTATTAGCTTATGGTTATCAAGGCATTCTACAAGTTATTGAAGAAAAATTTAAGTTATTTGGTTCTGCAGGCAAAGCCTAA
- the grpE gene encoding nucleotide exchange factor GrpE, translating to MSKMVEEAKYSNAESNEEIISNEEEVEPQEEITSSKKNKKRKQETVQDFYIKKINSLESELNKYKEREQTFKDELNKKYLEAIQKKSEEASLLIKEREKQVEEKYSLKFEENKKFIYENQFAELVNIISGLEKVIYAEAKSEEVKNYLLGFKMFLTQFEALLDSLNIKSISPKINEEFDSEKMESLETVEVEQNKKNKIIEVFSKGYTLNERVIKLAQVKVGI from the coding sequence ATGTCAAAAATGGTAGAAGAAGCTAAATATTCTAATGCTGAATCAAATGAAGAAATAATTTCAAATGAAGAGGAAGTTGAACCTCAAGAAGAAATAACTTCTTCTAAAAAAAATAAAAAAAGAAAACAGGAAACAGTTCAAGATTTTTACATTAAAAAAATTAATTCACTAGAAAGTGAACTTAATAAATATAAAGAAAGAGAACAAACTTTTAAAGACGAATTAAATAAAAAATATTTAGAAGCTATTCAAAAGAAAAGTGAGGAGGCAAGTCTTTTAATTAAAGAAAGAGAAAAGCAGGTAGAAGAAAAATACAGTCTAAAATTTGAAGAAAATAAAAAGTTTATTTATGAAAATCAATTTGCTGAATTAGTGAATATTATTTCTGGATTAGAAAAAGTAATTTATGCTGAGGCTAAAAGTGAAGAAGTAAAGAATTATTTATTAGGTTTTAAGATGTTCTTAACTCAATTTGAAGCTTTATTAGATAGTCTAAATATAAAAAGTATTTCTCCAAAAATAAATGAAGAATTTGATTCTGAAAAAATGGAAAGTTTAGAGACTGTGGAAGTCGAGCAGAACAAAAAAAATAAGATTATTGAGGTTTTTAGTAAAGGTTATACCTTAAATGAAAGAGTAATTAAATTAGCGCAAGTAAAAGTGGGAATTTAA
- a CDS encoding DnaJ domain-containing protein: protein MSSDYYSVLGVDRNASIDEIKKAYRKLAKEYHPDINKSAGAEQKFKEINEAYEVLGDPQKKSNYDRFGASSFDGTGGFENGSNPFDIFNSFFSRQGDEEDFFTTFRSATETNKKSKESRTTEKYITISFLQSIVGCEYDINFKSNQVCKECKGNKAFKGDKSFISNCTACKGHGFEVLRAKGLFGLIEQRVTCRYCGGTGEKITKSCATCKKQGYISEMKKITISIGSGIKDGDVLVYEDKDSYDNQKIYINVRVGPSKIFTREGNNLYTKVFINPLLFITGGYINVPTPFGLKSIKLPANSKSSELLKIKGMGIPLNKKISGNLYVKIEVSPTKLGHIDLEKIKSIELTEPKESEEWNKNFKKEYGELTPSSS from the coding sequence ATGAGCTCAGATTATTATAGTGTTCTAGGAGTAGATAGAAATGCTAGTATTGATGAAATTAAAAAAGCTTATAGAAAGTTAGCAAAAGAATATCATCCGGACATAAATAAATCAGCTGGAGCTGAGCAAAAATTCAAAGAAATTAATGAAGCTTATGAAGTTTTAGGAGATCCGCAAAAAAAATCAAATTATGATAGATTCGGCGCCTCTTCATTTGATGGAACAGGAGGCTTTGAGAATGGTTCCAATCCATTTGATATTTTCAATAGCTTTTTCTCAAGACAAGGGGATGAAGAAGATTTTTTCACAACTTTTAGAAGCGCCACTGAAACTAATAAAAAAAGTAAAGAATCAAGAACTACAGAAAAATACATTACCATTTCATTCTTACAATCCATTGTTGGTTGCGAGTATGACATAAATTTCAAATCTAATCAAGTATGTAAAGAATGTAAAGGAAATAAAGCTTTTAAGGGGGATAAAAGCTTTATTAGTAATTGTACAGCTTGTAAAGGGCATGGATTTGAAGTTTTAAGAGCTAAAGGATTATTTGGATTAATAGAACAAAGAGTCACTTGTAGATATTGTGGAGGTACAGGAGAAAAAATTACTAAAAGTTGTGCAACTTGTAAAAAACAAGGATATATTTCAGAAATGAAAAAAATAACCATCTCTATAGGAAGTGGAATTAAAGATGGAGATGTTTTAGTATATGAAGATAAAGATTCTTATGATAATCAAAAAATTTATATTAATGTGCGAGTAGGTCCTTCTAAAATATTCACTAGAGAAGGAAATAATTTATATACCAAAGTATTTATAAATCCTTTGCTTTTCATTACTGGGGGATATATAAATGTTCCTACTCCTTTCGGCTTGAAATCTATTAAATTGCCCGCAAACTCTAAAAGTAGTGAATTATTAAAAATTAAAGGAATGGGAATTCCTTTAAATAAAAAAATATCAGGCAATTTATATGTGAAAATAGAAGTCTCTCCAACTAAATTAGGTCATATTGATTTAGAAAAAATAAAATCAATAGAGTTGACGGAACCTAAAGAAAGTGAGGAATGAAATAAAAATTTCAAGAAAGAATATGGCGAACTTACACCTTCCTCTTCTTAA